Genomic DNA from Salvia miltiorrhiza cultivar Shanhuang (shh) chromosome 1, IMPLAD_Smil_shh, whole genome shotgun sequence:
GAAAGTGGAAAGGTGAAGTGGGACACTGCTATTAGGACGGAGGGGGTACTTATTTGTGGGATATAATATAATGTTACTTGGTGTAAAGGTGAAGgtgtttgtaatgtattgataTTTCATTTTAAGAAATAATCTATTGAAATGGAACGTACAAATAAGAAAACATGACATATTGAATTGAGATTGAGGATTGGATACTACATTAAGTGCTTATATCATATATTTGCATGACAATGTGTGAATTtcataattatctttttattttttatgctcATGAAAATATGTTGGCGCTATTTTCGGTGTATACTGGataaatttatgatttatcTATCTATATTCATTTCTATCTATATTCATTTGTAATAGCATGCGAATTACATATAACATGATTGATAAATTACActtaaaaaatgtgtaatatGCTCGGATAtgtgaataattaatttttcttgtCTCAATAAATGTTAACATAGTTAAATAATTCGTGTTCAAACTCAATTTGAATTTTGCTTAAAGATGATAAAAATATAGTCTCTCCTTCCcaatttttagtatccatttgaaagtgacacaagttttaataaagagGTTAAGTGTGTTACGAGTGGAATAAAGGTCTTACCTTTTATGCGAGTGTTAAAGTAATTAAAATGGAGTAAGGGTGTCAcatacttttaccaaaaatagaaatgaataaaaaaaaatgacggactaaaatgaaaatatagatATTAAAAGCtaagacagagggagtatcaaTTTATAACCTCTAAGCGGGGACGTGAGAATCTAGTTCATATCGGCCAACAAAGAGGCGCTCCAACTGTTCGAGAAAATGCCCAGCAGAATCTTGTATGCAGATAAGTGCTCCAACTGTTCGATAAAATGTCACATGATATAGCAAGTTgtgttttctattttgagtaattattattttattactatttgATTACTTAATTCAACAAGAGACTCCTGCAATATGCTCTCAACATCATTTGTGTTTCATATTTACGTTGTAGTCTATTTTCATTGGctgtataaaattaaattcactACACCtttttatgactattttttttatttaattacactttttttctatttttatatagaatAAGAAGTAAGATATTTTgtagattattaaattaaattagttaattaataaaacaagaaccaaaaaaattgtataaaacattatttataaattaagcAGCCAATACAAACCAACGATTTATAAGTAAACAAACGATTTGCCTTTGTGGTGTTTGATCATTTCTCCAAATcaatttgatgattttgaggATCTGTTCATAGGCTTAACAGAATCTGTTCCAACTAGATTCATGTGTAGTATTTTTGCTCGAAGAAATCCAGCAAGCAGTTCTATGTCACTAAGAGGATGACATTTTTAATAAtctaaatatttaacaaataaaatcacaaaactgtTTTAGTTTATCCTAAAAATTACCTAAACgagataaaattaaaacttcACATATTTGAACAAACAACAACATTTCGTAAACTCTAAAAACACACTAACGTAGCCATTACAAAggaaataagaaaaagaaaacacaatTCGAGCACAAGCCTTCAATTAAGTTCTCCTGCGTGTTGGTGTTGGTGTAGCTCTGCTGcgtctcttcttcttcttcttcttcttcttattattattattattatatccaATGCCAAAAAAGAATTCCACTAACCATCTTGGCCTTCCATTTCTAATGATAATGTaaccaattccaattccaactaTGAGTCCACTTCCATATCCCATCACCACACTTCTCCATCCAAATCCATCTATAAATCCaaactcatcttcttcatcatcatcttcttgtGGCTTCATCCCATGCCCATTCTCGTCGTTGCATTTTCTCGTCAACGGAACTCCACACAGTCTCAAGTTTCCCACGTATGAATCATTCTCAAATGTGGAAAACTGCTTAGACTGTGGTATTTGTCCCACAAAATTATTCATTGAAAGGTTTAATTTGGCAAGAAATGTCAACCCTGTCAATTCACTTGGAATTTCTCCATCCAACTTGTTCACCGACAAGTCTAAAGATTCAAGTTCACTCAAATTTCCAAGAGATGAAGGGATATTTCCTATGAGGTTATTGTGGGACAGATTCAAGTATTTGAGAATCTTAAGATTTCCTATGGAATGTGGAATACTCCCAGAAAATCTATTGGAGGATAAGTCGATTGTTGTAAAGGCTGACAACAATCTCTGTAATAATTGATCCAGACCTTTCAAGGTGAGCCTCATCTCCACATACTCTTTAAAGAAGGTGTCGTTAGTTGACAAGCTTGTTTCATTTACCTCTATCATTGCTCTGAAATTCTTGAAATATCCTTGAGGCAGAGAGCCCACAAATCTATTCTGAGATATATCTAAAACTTGCAAATTATGAAATGGAATCTTGGTTTGCGAAGGAAGTGACATGTTACCATAAAACTTGTTAGCCCTCAAGACGAGCACTCGAAGGTCTGGAAGGACTTCCATCCAAAAGGGAAATTCGTCTTGTATTCTATTATTTCCGACGTCAAGGTCTCGTAGTCTTTGGCAATTGATCAAGGATTTAGGTAATGgtccttgcaatttattaccaTTCAAATTGATGGACACAAGGCCACATCCCTTGCTAAATGATGATGGAATGAGACCACTAAACTGATTGacatttaaatgaaaaatgaacaAAGATTTGCTCAAATTTCCAAAGCATTGTGGAATTGTTCCTTCCAAATTGTTATTTGAGAGAAGAAGAGCATCAAGAGATGTCAAGTTACAGATGGAGGATGGAATAGTACCTGGAGAATAATGAAGTTATCAAAGTCAAGTTCCATATTGTTAAGTATAACAATCATAAGAATAACAAGTAAAATACGTGATTCGATCGGTTGGGAGCTATATATACTATTTAAGTATAATGATATTTATTCCAGTAATCAATGGAAGTCAAGGTATGATACCATATATATAGAATTTAAAGTTTACTTGATATGTaccaatttattttatgttagtgagttattgttatttttatttagactTTGACAATTGATCTATCAAGGATTTAGACATTGGACCTGAAAAGAGGAGTAATTATGCATAACATAAAATAACAACACGATGAATGACCCCTACCAACTTCAAAGACAACATACCACATAATTAAAGAAGATCAAATGAAATTAACTCGCATGCGATTCGATCAGTTGGGAAAAGAACATAGCAGTAAATGCTATATGGAAAAGTCAGATGTAGATTTTATTGaggtgtcccacattggattggagataatggcatgagccactttatatggtgagacaaccctctcccttataaggcatTTTGAGGGAGGAATaggcccaatatccatttatAACAGATTTGCAATTGAGAAGAAGTTGAAGGTCTGTTTTGAAGTTCTAAAATAGATAGCggttaatattaaaaattaatattattgaaaTATTACAATTATGAATAGTATTTTAACTTTTTACAATATGAACTTATTGTTGAATCATATTCACCTTGATCATCATTAGGATCTCCTGTAATATCAACCAAAATGACTTAGAtccatttatttaatttaaatattctcTCTTTGTTCTTACTCATTATAACTTGATTTAATTGTAATTTctaataaaattaagaaaatacttTATAACAACAATTTCTaataaaatcaagaaaataCTAGAGAGGTTTCTAATAGTAGATGATATTTGACCTGAAAAGAGGAGAAATTATGCATAACATAAAATAACAACACATTGAATGACCCCTACCAACTTCAAAGACAACATACCACATAATTAAAGAAGATCAAGTGAAATAtatgagaaaaagaaattaactcGCAAGCTAGCTTGAGGAGCTAAACTTGTGGCTAGGTGATAATAAATCATACCACTTAAACTATTATTGGCGAGGCTTAATCTGGCCAAAGCTGTCATGTTCCCCACTTCTCTCGGAATAGTACCTGGAGAATAATCCCACAAGACAATGTATGACCCCTACCAACTTCAAGACAACATGCCTCTTAATTAAAGAAGATCAAATGaaataagagaaaaagaaataactCGCAAGCTAGCTTGAGGAGCTAAACTTGTGGCTAGGTGAATAATAACTCATACCACTTAAACTATTATTGCCGAGGTGTAAGCTGACCAGAGCTGTCATGTTCCCCACTTCTCTCGGAATTGATCCGCTAAGCTCGTTGGAATGCAACCACATGTTCTGCATATTATGAAGATTTCCGATCTCTTTCGGAATAGTACCTGGAGAATAATGAAGTCATCAAAGTCAAGCTCCATATTGTTACGTATAACGACCATAACAATAATAAGTAAAATACGCGATTCGATCGGTTGGAAGGTTTCAAACAATATAGATTTCAGAAACATAGCTGTAAATGCTATATGGAAAAGTCAAATATAGATTTGAGATGAAGTTAAAGGTCTCACAATGGCTGTAAATGCTAAATAtacatgaaaattaagaaacatTTGAATATGTGTAAAACCCTACAAGAGTTAGAAATCTTACCGGTTAAAGCATTGTTTTCAAGGTATAAAGACTCTAGTACTGCTTTCTTGTTCCCAATTTCTGAAGGCAATGCCCCGCTAAGTGTGTTACTTGATAAGTCAATCCATACCAAGGAAGACATGTTGAAAATGGTTGGTGGCAAAGTGCCTGACAACTTGTTCAAACTCAAGTCCAACCCTCTTAAATTATGAAGATGATGTATCTCTTGTGGAATAACTCCTACAAATATACAAATCATCACACAAAGTTAGTTTAATTCTAGATTGAAACGTATATGGAAAATATTACTTATCACCCTAACCTATGAATCTTTAAATATAAAACAATGTCATGTAAATACACGCTAACACATCCTACTTAACATTTAAAATGAATGTATTGAATTCTTTATAAATATAGTATATTTAATTCAAAGTATTTCAGATTACTAGTCCTAATGAATGTTATATGGAaaagtcatttataaatttgTGAAAGACACAATTATATGACTTTGACAATTGATCAAGGATTTAGGTAATGCTCCTTGCAATTTACTAGTATCACTTAAATTGACTGAAAAAGAGTCCAATCATTGGTAAATGTTGATGGTCCTAATTTATTACCACTAAACTGGTTTGTGTTTAAATGAAAGATCAACAaagattttttaattaaaggtTCGAAAACCTTGTATGCGTTATTGTATAATGATTAGTGGTCCAAATTGAGTTTATACATACAATTAAGCTgagataaattttaaatttgacactcaaacataaagcacataaattaaagaattaaataatatGGCATTAAATGCATGATTTGACCTCATAAATATAGGAATGAACTTACCAGTCAACTTATTTACACAAAGGTACAACTCTTGAAGGTTCGTCAAGTTCCCAATTTCTGCCGGCACAAATCCAGTGAAAGTGTTGTTTACCAAAGAAAGATACTCAAGCTGTGAACACTTCTCCAAACTCGATGGTATTTCCCCATACATCTTGTTGTAAGATATACGAAGCCTCTTGAGTCTATGCAGATTGTGTTTGCACATATCAAGAGGTAAACTACTAGACAAACTATTATTCCTTACTTCCAAAACTTCTAGAAATGACATGTTGAAGATAGATGGGGGAATGGGGCCATGAAAAGAGTTGTAGTTCACATATAAAGAAACGAGAGATGAAAGATTCCCAATTTCTGGTGGGAGGGTTCCGACAAGACCCATGGACGATATATTCAACTG
This window encodes:
- the LOC131006168 gene encoding receptor-like protein 33, which gives rise to MTALARLSLANNSLSGTIPSSICNLTSLDALLLSNNNLEGTIPQCFGNLSKSLFIFHLNVNQFSGLIPSSFSKGCGLVSINLNGNKLQGPLPKSLINCQRLRDLDVGNNRIQDEFPFWMEVLPDLRVLVLRANKFYGNMSLPSQTKIPFHNLQVLDISQNRFVGSLPQGYFKNFRAMIEVNETSLSTNDTFFKEYVEMRLTLKGLDQLLQRLLSAFTTIDLSSNRFSGSIPHSIGNLKILKYLNLSHNNLIGNIPSSLGNLSELESLDLSVNKLDGEIPSELTGLTFLAKLNLSMNNFVGQIPQSKQFSTFENDSYVGNLRLCGVPLTRKCNDENGHGMKPQEDDDEEDEFGFIDGFGWRSVVMGYGSGLIVGIGIGYIIIRNGRPRWLVEFFFGIGYNNNNNKKKKKKKKRRSRATPTPTRRRT